One genomic window of Arachis stenosperma cultivar V10309 chromosome 10, arast.V10309.gnm1.PFL2, whole genome shotgun sequence includes the following:
- the LOC130955970 gene encoding 60S ribosomal protein L17-2: MVKYSREPENPTKSCKARGSDLRVHFKNTRETAFAIRKLPLVKAKRYLEDVLAHKQAIPFRRFCGGVGRTAQAKNRHSNGQGRWPVKSAKFILDLLKNAESNAEVKGLDVDALYISHIQVNQAQKQRRRTYRAHGRINPYMSSPCHIELILSEKEEPVKKEPETQLATSKKKSQAIRSGASS, translated from the exons ATG GTGAAGTACTCCAGAGAACCCGAAAATCCCACTAAGT CTTGCAAGGCTAGAGGCTCTGATCTTAGGGTTCATTTCAAG AATACCAGGGAGACTGCCTTTGCAATCAGGAAGCTGCCCCTTGTTAAGGCAAAGAGGTACCTGGAGGATGTTCTGGCCCACAAACAGGCTATTCCATTCCGACGCTTCTGCGGTGGTGTTGGGAGGACTGCCCAGGCCAAGAACAGACATTCCAATGGACAAGGACGCTGGCCCGTGAAATCAGCTAAATTCATTCTTGATTTGCTCAAGAATGCTGAGAGCAATGCTGAG GTGAAAGGTTTGGATGTGGATGCTCTTTACATTTCTCATATCCAGGTTAATCAAGCACAGAAACAAAGGCGCCGCACCTACCGAGCTCACGGAAGAATCAATC CTTACATGTCATCACCATGCCACATAGAGTTGATTTTATCTGAGAAGGAAGAGCCTGTGAAGAAAGAG CCGGAGACCCAGCTGGCAACAAGCAAAAAGAAGTCTCAAGCTATTCGTAGTGGTGCTTCATCCTAA